The following coding sequences are from one Hymenobacter sp. DG25A window:
- a CDS encoding endonuclease/exonuclease/phosphatase family protein translates to MRRSFAFKCTLLVLGWVLVAIAALQVPAHQFWPAAFLGLSLPVALLLTGVLAVYWLLRNWRVALLPILLLVLMWPHVQRGFALHPLYLVPTGEKAAGQQVQLLSANVRIFNVYAQLRDKNFSSSRHLIKWLAEQPADVICLQEFYNEPHTTRANKDVFQSVQRIGPDAHRTPFVSVTLRNAIGAEFGLAIFSRFPIVNRGTINFGKLTQNHAMFADLRLPGGDTIRVYNAHLQSMSMDERDIVDSYSSKDGLKAKGVGLLRRFKRGLVARSRQVDELVQHMAQCRYPILFCADLNDLPYSYTYDQLADHLQNAHATIGNGIGATYNGRLPFLRIDQQFAGPQWAIDDFGVHYEIPYSDHFPLTGTYRLKTKTKD, encoded by the coding sequence GTGCGACGTTCCTTTGCTTTTAAATGCACCCTGCTGGTGTTGGGATGGGTGTTGGTAGCCATTGCGGCGCTGCAGGTGCCGGCGCATCAGTTCTGGCCCGCCGCCTTTCTGGGGCTTTCTTTACCGGTAGCGCTCCTACTCACGGGCGTGCTGGCTGTGTACTGGCTGCTGCGCAACTGGCGGGTGGCTTTGCTGCCCATTCTGCTGCTGGTGCTGATGTGGCCCCATGTGCAGCGGGGCTTTGCTCTGCATCCGTTGTATCTGGTGCCTACGGGCGAGAAGGCCGCCGGCCAACAAGTACAGCTGCTGAGTGCCAACGTGCGCATTTTTAATGTGTATGCGCAGCTGCGGGACAAGAATTTTTCGTCTTCCCGCCACTTAATTAAATGGCTGGCCGAGCAACCGGCGGACGTAATCTGCCTGCAGGAATTCTATAACGAACCGCACACAACCCGGGCAAATAAAGACGTGTTTCAGTCAGTACAGCGCATTGGGCCTGATGCGCACCGCACGCCCTTTGTGTCCGTTACGCTGCGGAATGCCATTGGGGCGGAGTTCGGGCTGGCTATCTTCTCGCGCTTTCCTATTGTAAACCGGGGCACTATCAACTTTGGTAAGCTCACGCAGAATCACGCCATGTTTGCTGATCTGCGCCTGCCCGGTGGCGATACCATCCGGGTGTATAACGCCCACCTGCAAAGCATGAGCATGGATGAGCGTGACATCGTGGACAGTTATTCCAGTAAGGACGGGCTGAAAGCGAAAGGCGTGGGGCTGCTGCGCCGGTTTAAGCGCGGGCTGGTAGCGCGCAGCCGGCAGGTAGATGAGCTGGTGCAGCACATGGCCCAGTGCCGCTACCCCATTCTTTTTTGCGCTGATTTAAACGACCTACCCTACAGCTATACCTACGACCAGCTGGCCGACCACCTGCAGAATGCCCATGCCACCATCGGTAACGGGATAGGGGCCACCTACAACGGCCGCCTGCCTTTCCTGCGCATCGACCAGCAGTTTGCCGGCCCGCAATGGGCCATTGACGACTTTGGCGTGCACTACGAAATTCCGTATTCTGACCACTTTCCCCTCACCGGCACGTATCGGTTGAAAACCAAGACGAAAGACTGA
- a CDS encoding M28 family peptidase codes for MNFRLSHITSLALAALLLAAGCTEKKTTTETTATKEEVPLPKAPAFNADSAYAYTARQVAFGPRVPNSTAHVKTGDWIVRTFKSLGLSVKEQPFEAMAFDGKMLRSRNIVAQYQPQAARRIAIFTHWDTRPFADKDKTRKNAPLDGAVDGASGVGIALEMARVLAAQPDSLRPNVGIDFILFDAEDYGYDESTQSELRNQLPDADSWCLGSQYWAEHMLPAGYKPSYGILLDMVGAKNAKFSREGESRQMAADVVEKVWNMAARIGFSDFFIFRDGPALTDDHVYTNKAGVRTIDIIDTLPFGEDVFPAYHHTTQDNMSIVDRRTLKAVGQTVLQVIYGE; via the coding sequence ATGAACTTCCGCCTCTCTCATATTACCTCCCTTGCGCTGGCCGCTTTGCTGCTGGCCGCAGGCTGTACAGAGAAGAAAACCACCACCGAAACCACCGCCACTAAGGAGGAAGTGCCGCTGCCGAAAGCGCCTGCCTTCAACGCCGACTCGGCGTATGCCTACACGGCCCGGCAGGTGGCGTTTGGGCCCCGCGTGCCCAACTCCACGGCCCACGTAAAAACCGGCGACTGGATAGTGCGCACGTTTAAAAGCCTGGGCCTTTCAGTAAAGGAACAGCCGTTTGAGGCCATGGCTTTTGATGGCAAAATGCTTCGCTCGCGCAACATTGTAGCGCAGTATCAGCCGCAGGCAGCGCGCCGTATTGCCATTTTCACGCACTGGGACACCCGCCCCTTCGCCGATAAAGACAAGACCAGGAAAAATGCCCCCTTGGATGGTGCCGTAGATGGTGCCAGCGGCGTGGGCATAGCCCTGGAAATGGCCCGCGTGCTGGCCGCCCAGCCCGATAGCCTCCGCCCCAACGTCGGCATCGACTTTATTTTGTTTGACGCCGAAGACTACGGCTACGACGAATCGACGCAAAGCGAGCTGCGCAACCAACTGCCAGATGCAGACAGCTGGTGCCTGGGCTCCCAGTACTGGGCCGAGCACATGCTGCCAGCTGGCTACAAGCCCAGCTATGGCATTCTGCTGGATATGGTAGGGGCGAAGAACGCCAAGTTTAGCCGCGAAGGCGAGTCGCGCCAGATGGCCGCCGATGTGGTGGAAAAAGTGTGGAATATGGCCGCCAGAATTGGCTTTTCAGACTTCTTTATCTTTCGGGATGGGCCCGCCCTTACTGATGACCACGTGTATACAAACAAGGCCGGGGTGCGCACCATCGATATCATTGACACGCTGCCTTTCGGGGAAGATGTTTTCCCCGCCTATCACCACACCACGCAGGATAACATGAGCATTGTAGACCGGCGCACGCTTAAGGCCGTGGGCCAGACGGTACTGCAGGTGATTTACGGCGAGTAG
- the nusA gene encoding transcription termination factor NusA, with protein MNSHVLIESFAEFARSKNIDRPTMMSILEDVFRTMIRKKYTTDENFDVIINVDKGDLEIWRNREIVDDNSEDIWDFDKIPLAEAQKIEADFEVGEQVAEEVKLEDFGRRAVLMARQTLIQRVKDLERDNLYQTYKDQVGEIIAGEVYQVWSREALILDKDENELVLPKSEQIPKDRYRKGDTVRAVVHRVEIINGTPKIILSRAAPAFLERLFEQEVPEIYDGLITIKNIVREPGERAKVAVESYDDRIDPVGACVGMKGSRIHAVVRELENENIDVINYTDNLELYIQRALSPAKIGSMKINEQTGRVSVFLKPDQVSLAIGRGGANIKLASRLVGMEIDVFREAGDYEEDIALDEFQDEIEDWVIAELKKIGLDTGRAVLAVSKEDLVRRTELEEETVEEVFRVIRQEFEDEEEQEEPKTGDAQ; from the coding sequence ATGAACAGCCACGTTCTGATCGAATCTTTCGCCGAGTTCGCCCGGTCTAAGAACATCGACCGTCCCACGATGATGAGCATCCTGGAAGACGTGTTCCGGACGATGATTCGCAAAAAGTACACGACTGATGAGAACTTCGACGTCATCATCAACGTGGACAAGGGCGACCTTGAAATCTGGCGCAACCGCGAAATTGTGGACGATAACTCAGAGGATATCTGGGATTTCGACAAGATTCCGCTGGCGGAGGCCCAGAAGATTGAGGCCGACTTTGAAGTAGGCGAACAGGTTGCGGAAGAAGTTAAGCTGGAAGATTTCGGCCGTCGTGCCGTGCTCATGGCCCGCCAAACGCTGATTCAGCGCGTGAAGGACCTGGAGCGGGATAACCTCTACCAGACCTATAAGGACCAGGTAGGCGAAATCATTGCCGGTGAAGTATACCAGGTGTGGAGCCGCGAGGCCCTGATCCTGGACAAGGACGAAAACGAGTTGGTACTGCCCAAATCAGAGCAGATTCCCAAGGACCGGTACCGTAAGGGCGACACTGTGCGCGCTGTAGTACACCGGGTGGAAATCATCAACGGCACGCCCAAAATCATCCTCTCCCGCGCGGCGCCAGCCTTCCTGGAGCGGTTGTTTGAGCAGGAAGTACCCGAAATCTATGATGGCCTCATCACCATCAAGAACATTGTGCGCGAGCCAGGCGAGCGAGCCAAAGTAGCCGTAGAAAGCTACGATGACCGTATCGACCCGGTGGGTGCCTGCGTAGGCATGAAAGGCTCCCGTATCCACGCCGTGGTGCGTGAGCTGGAGAACGAGAACATCGATGTCATCAACTACACCGATAACCTCGAGCTCTACATTCAGCGTGCATTGTCGCCGGCTAAAATCGGCTCAATGAAAATAAACGAACAAACCGGTCGTGTTTCGGTGTTCCTGAAACCTGACCAGGTATCACTGGCCATTGGCCGTGGTGGTGCCAACATCAAGCTGGCCTCGCGGCTGGTGGGCATGGAAATCGACGTATTCCGGGAAGCCGGCGACTACGAAGAGGACATTGCCCTTGATGAATTCCAGGATGAAATTGAAGACTGGGTAATTGCCGAGCTGAAAAAAATCGGCCTCGACACGGGCCGGGCCGTATTGGCTGTCAGCAAGGAAGACCTGGTTCGTCGGACGGAACTGGAGGAAGAAACGGTGGAAGAAGTCTTCCGCGTGATTCGCCAGGAATTTGAAGACGAAGAAGAACAAGAAGAACCCAAGACCGGCGACGCGCAATGA
- the cysS gene encoding cysteine--tRNA ligase has product MHHPLSLYNTLTRKKESFEPLHAPFVGVYLCGPTVYSEAHVGNARGPVVFDVLTRYLRYLGYTVRYVRNITDVGHLESDADEGEDKISKMARARQLEPMQVAEQFANLYQRHVEVLGCLPPDIQPRASGHITEQIELIQEIISNNFAYEVNGSVYFDVPAYNAAGRGYGKLSNRVVDELLAGSRDNLAGQEEKRSPLDFALWKKADARHLMQWPSPWGQGFPGWHLECSAMSRKYLGQMSDIHGGGLDLMFPHHECEIAQSQGSHSHTDEARVWVHHNMITVNGAKMSKSLGNFITISELFEGTNATLSQAYSPMVARFFLLQAHYRSPIDISDDAMQAARKGYRKLMNGLRVLDKLVLPEGTERAADTTAADAELRKLTQDCFTGLNDDLNTARCIASLFNLLRKFNGYAANLATLSQVSEAALTEATSAFRTLVQEVLGLQDEPRANAEDLLGLTLSFYQEAKAAKDYAKVDVIRAALKEQGIVVKDTKSGIDWAYSEE; this is encoded by the coding sequence ATGCACCACCCGCTCTCCCTCTACAACACCCTCACCCGCAAGAAGGAATCCTTTGAACCCCTGCACGCACCCTTTGTAGGGGTGTACCTGTGCGGCCCCACCGTATATAGCGAAGCCCACGTGGGCAACGCCCGCGGCCCGGTGGTGTTCGATGTGCTCACGCGCTATCTGCGCTACCTCGGCTACACGGTGCGCTACGTGCGCAACATCACGGATGTAGGCCACCTGGAAAGCGACGCCGACGAAGGGGAGGACAAAATCAGCAAAATGGCCCGCGCCCGGCAGCTGGAGCCCATGCAGGTGGCAGAGCAGTTTGCCAACCTCTACCAGCGCCACGTAGAGGTACTAGGCTGCTTGCCGCCCGATATTCAACCCCGCGCCAGCGGCCACATCACCGAGCAGATTGAGCTGATTCAGGAAATCATCAGCAACAATTTTGCTTATGAGGTGAATGGCTCGGTGTACTTTGATGTACCCGCTTATAATGCCGCCGGCCGCGGATATGGCAAGCTTTCCAACCGGGTAGTAGATGAGCTGCTGGCCGGCTCGCGCGACAATTTGGCGGGGCAGGAAGAAAAGCGCAGCCCGTTGGATTTTGCCCTCTGGAAAAAGGCCGATGCCCGCCACCTCATGCAGTGGCCCTCGCCCTGGGGCCAGGGCTTCCCCGGCTGGCACCTGGAGTGCTCGGCCATGAGCCGCAAGTATCTGGGGCAGATGTCGGACATCCACGGCGGTGGCCTGGACCTGATGTTTCCGCACCACGAGTGCGAAATTGCGCAGAGCCAGGGCAGCCACAGCCACACCGATGAGGCCCGCGTTTGGGTGCACCACAACATGATTACGGTGAATGGAGCCAAAATGAGCAAGTCGCTTGGCAACTTCATTACCATTTCCGAGCTGTTTGAGGGCACCAATGCTACTCTGTCGCAGGCATACTCGCCCATGGTGGCGCGGTTCTTCCTGCTGCAGGCGCATTACCGCAGCCCCATTGATATTTCGGATGATGCCATGCAGGCCGCCCGCAAAGGCTACCGCAAGCTCATGAACGGCCTGCGCGTGCTGGATAAGCTGGTGTTGCCCGAGGGCACCGAGCGCGCTGCTGATACCACTGCGGCCGATGCCGAGCTGCGCAAACTCACGCAGGACTGCTTCACGGGCCTGAACGACGACCTGAACACGGCCCGCTGCATTGCTTCCCTGTTTAACCTGCTGCGCAAGTTTAATGGCTACGCGGCCAACCTGGCTACGCTAAGCCAGGTGAGCGAAGCCGCTTTAACGGAAGCCACCAGCGCTTTCCGCACGCTGGTGCAGGAGGTGCTGGGCCTGCAGGACGAGCCGCGGGCCAATGCCGAAGATCTGCTGGGCCTTACGCTGAGCTTTTATCAGGAAGCCAAAGCAGCCAAAGACTACGCCAAAGTGGATGTTATTCGGGCCGCGCTGAAAGAGCAGGGCATAGTGGTAAAAGACACCAAATCCGGCATCGACTGGGCTTACAGCGAAGAATAA
- the rimP gene encoding ribosome maturation factor RimP, whose translation MRFDRERIAEMLQDSLPGTELFVVGLTISDAIRPKVTVILDGEQGLGIDECAKVSRRLAHRIDEAYGEEASYTLEVTSPGADQPLLDPRQYTRHVGRDLNLKLADGTEKTGTLEAIEAEGIQLAEVIKEKTKKKVLPAVSIPFTDIKEARVVISFK comes from the coding sequence ATGAGATTTGACCGTGAACGAATTGCCGAAATGCTACAGGACAGCCTGCCTGGCACAGAGCTGTTCGTGGTCGGCCTGACTATTTCAGATGCTATCCGCCCCAAAGTGACGGTTATTCTGGACGGAGAGCAGGGATTGGGCATTGATGAATGCGCGAAAGTCAGCCGCCGGCTGGCCCACCGCATTGATGAAGCCTACGGAGAAGAAGCCAGCTACACGCTGGAAGTCACCTCCCCCGGCGCCGACCAACCCCTCCTCGACCCACGCCAGTACACCCGCCACGTTGGCCGCGACCTGAATCTGAAGCTGGCCGACGGCACCGAAAAAACCGGTACGCTGGAAGCCATTGAAGCCGAAGGCATTCAGCTGGCCGAAGTCATTAAAGAGAAAACCAAAAAGAAAGTATTGCCCGCCGTTTCCATTCCGTTCACGGATATAAAGGAAGCCCGGGTCGTCATTTCTTTTAAATAA
- a CDS encoding gliding motility-associated C-terminal domain-containing protein, translating to MNRRACYCLFLGIISLLIGKGQSGYAAAPTTRSLEFVENRGQWPEPVRFAADIPGGRLFLRPTGFTYTLYSLEDLSAHNHHDGRSKTTTIPPERLRGHAYTVSFVGGRAAAQISSREPTEGTRNYFLGQDSHHWARNVRGFRQLRYEKVYPNTDVQLYENIGGQLEYDFLVAPGGKPDAIRLRYEGQESLTLQEGVLVVRTSVGQVTETAPRAWQDINGRRVPVACAFVLRGKEVSFRLPQGYQRKYPLVIDPTVIFSSFTGATDDNWGNTATYDEEGHLYSGGTAFGPGYPVSPGAFDVSFNQVIDVAIIKYNTTVNGPAARLYATFLGGSGVETPHSLVVNSKGELLILGTTSSPDFPTSTTAFDRKFNGGAPIVPLSGSNYTNGADLFISTLSTDGSQLVASTFLGGTGNDGLNTDQSGDDYLSRNYGDAFRGDITVDAADNVYLTTNTISTDFPVRNGLGRTYGGGASDAVVAKLPADLSTLLWSSYLGGRGADAAYSIQLATDGSVYLAGGTNSTDFPTTTGSYQPGKAGNADGFVAHISANGTRLEQASYLGTAQYDQAYFLQLDELDNVYLLGQTFGTYPVTSGLYDNNKRRGGQFIQKMDPKLATRVYSVVFGSGRNGVDVSLTAFLVDACERIYACGWGGRVNQAYTGGSTDGLPVTSNAIQTTTDGSDFYLIQFGAGAQSVEYATFFGENGGRGEHVDGGTSRFDKRGVVYQAVCGGCGGTSGFPVPPGANTYSTRNNSRNCNNAAFKIDFGLRFAQAGPARIVCADDAAFVLGGSPAGGTWTGPGVTLQANGSYLFTPAAALVGEQKLTYSVASTGVCVTTSVLSLTVNPVQTVDFPLAPMLCTNQAAITLTATPAGGTFSGKGVTGNQFNPVAAGPGTHTITYTLPPGQCGQATRTVMIQAPPVVEAGRDTALCSFQNLPYQLLGASPAGGIWSGTGVTPEGMFTPPAAADTAQLIRLTYTYQIENGCSQFDVRRVVMAPLNTQSEPLPLPECPAYPGKTGLAPLTVHFVSPSRYASSYDWDFGDGSPHSTEANPTHVYTTPGSYSVSSSAYYTANCQVETRFLTVEVGEANVPNIFTPNNDKRNDTFVQHFTCLPVSLKIFSRWGNEVYSTPDYHNDWTGDKLADGVYYFLLRDTDGKQYKGWLEVRR from the coding sequence ATGAATCGAAGGGCCTGCTATTGCCTGTTTCTGGGCATTATTTCATTGTTGATAGGCAAAGGGCAGTCTGGCTACGCTGCTGCTCCCACTACGCGCAGCTTAGAGTTTGTGGAAAACCGCGGGCAGTGGCCGGAGCCCGTACGCTTTGCCGCTGATATTCCGGGCGGGCGCCTGTTCCTCCGGCCCACCGGCTTTACCTACACGCTGTACTCACTCGAAGACTTAAGTGCGCACAACCACCACGACGGCCGCAGCAAAACCACCACCATTCCCCCGGAGCGGCTCCGCGGCCACGCCTATACCGTCTCGTTTGTAGGCGGGCGGGCGGCGGCTCAGATCAGCTCCCGGGAGCCCACGGAGGGCACACGCAATTATTTTCTTGGGCAGGATTCCCACCATTGGGCCCGGAACGTGCGCGGCTTCCGCCAGCTGCGCTATGAAAAAGTATACCCTAATACCGATGTACAGCTCTATGAAAACATAGGCGGGCAGCTGGAATACGATTTTCTGGTGGCGCCGGGCGGCAAGCCCGATGCCATTCGGCTGCGCTACGAAGGGCAGGAAAGCCTCACGCTGCAGGAAGGCGTGCTGGTAGTGCGCACCTCCGTGGGCCAGGTAACGGAAACTGCTCCCCGGGCCTGGCAGGATATTAATGGCCGCCGCGTGCCCGTGGCCTGCGCCTTTGTGCTGCGCGGCAAGGAAGTATCGTTCCGGCTGCCCCAGGGCTATCAGCGGAAATACCCGCTCGTTATTGACCCCACGGTTATCTTTTCCTCCTTCACCGGCGCTACCGATGATAACTGGGGCAATACGGCAACTTATGATGAGGAAGGCCACCTGTATTCCGGCGGCACGGCGTTTGGGCCGGGCTATCCGGTTTCGCCGGGGGCATTCGATGTAAGCTTCAATCAGGTGATTGATGTTGCCATCATTAAATATAATACCACCGTCAACGGGCCGGCTGCCCGCCTGTATGCCACGTTTCTGGGCGGCAGCGGCGTAGAAACACCCCATAGTCTGGTTGTCAACTCCAAGGGCGAGCTGCTGATTCTGGGTACTACCTCTTCCCCTGACTTTCCGACCAGCACTACCGCTTTCGACCGGAAGTTTAACGGTGGCGCACCAATCGTGCCTCTCAGCGGCTCTAACTATACGAATGGTGCCGATTTGTTTATCAGCACCTTATCTACTGATGGCAGCCAACTGGTCGCCTCCACTTTTCTGGGCGGCACCGGCAACGACGGTTTGAATACCGATCAATCAGGGGATGATTATCTATCCCGAAACTACGGAGACGCCTTCCGGGGTGATATTACGGTGGATGCCGCCGATAACGTATACCTCACCACCAACACCATCAGTACCGATTTTCCGGTGCGCAATGGCTTGGGCCGCACCTACGGTGGGGGCGCCAGCGACGCCGTGGTGGCCAAGCTCCCCGCCGACCTGAGCACCCTACTGTGGTCAAGCTACCTGGGCGGGCGTGGGGCCGATGCGGCCTACTCCATTCAGCTGGCCACCGATGGCTCCGTTTACCTGGCCGGCGGTACCAACAGCACCGACTTTCCTACCACCACCGGCTCCTACCAGCCCGGGAAGGCCGGCAATGCCGATGGGTTTGTGGCGCACATCAGTGCTAATGGCACGCGCCTGGAACAGGCCTCTTACCTGGGCACCGCGCAGTATGACCAGGCTTATTTTCTGCAGCTGGATGAGCTGGACAATGTGTATCTGTTGGGGCAAACGTTCGGCACCTATCCCGTAACATCCGGTCTGTACGACAACAATAAGCGCCGCGGCGGACAGTTTATTCAGAAGATGGATCCGAAGCTGGCCACACGCGTGTACTCCGTCGTTTTCGGCAGCGGCCGCAATGGGGTGGATGTATCGTTGACGGCTTTCCTGGTAGATGCCTGTGAGCGGATTTATGCCTGCGGCTGGGGCGGCCGGGTCAACCAGGCCTATACCGGCGGCTCTACCGATGGCCTGCCGGTAACATCCAATGCCATCCAGACCACCACGGATGGCTCCGATTTCTACCTGATTCAGTTTGGAGCCGGCGCGCAAAGCGTAGAGTATGCTACTTTCTTCGGCGAAAATGGGGGGCGCGGTGAGCATGTAGACGGCGGCACCAGCCGCTTTGATAAACGCGGCGTGGTGTACCAGGCCGTATGCGGCGGCTGTGGTGGCACCTCCGGCTTTCCGGTGCCGCCCGGCGCCAACACGTATTCTACCCGCAACAACAGCCGCAACTGCAATAACGCGGCGTTTAAAATTGACTTCGGGCTGCGGTTTGCCCAGGCGGGTCCCGCCAGAATAGTGTGCGCCGATGATGCGGCCTTTGTGCTGGGCGGCAGCCCGGCTGGTGGTACCTGGACGGGCCCCGGCGTAACTCTACAAGCTAACGGTAGCTACCTCTTCACGCCCGCCGCTGCTTTGGTAGGGGAGCAAAAACTCACGTACTCCGTAGCTTCCACAGGAGTCTGCGTGACCACTAGCGTCTTGAGCCTTACCGTGAATCCGGTACAGACCGTTGACTTTCCGCTGGCGCCCATGCTCTGCACCAACCAAGCGGCCATCACGCTTACAGCCACGCCGGCCGGGGGCACTTTTTCGGGTAAGGGCGTTACCGGCAATCAGTTTAACCCTGTAGCTGCGGGGCCGGGCACGCACACCATTACATATACCCTGCCGCCCGGTCAGTGCGGGCAGGCAACCCGCACTGTGATGATACAGGCCCCGCCCGTGGTAGAGGCCGGCCGGGATACCGCCCTGTGCAGCTTTCAGAACTTACCTTATCAGCTGCTGGGGGCTAGCCCGGCCGGCGGTATCTGGAGTGGTACTGGCGTTACACCCGAAGGAATGTTTACGCCCCCGGCTGCCGCTGATACGGCGCAGCTCATTCGCCTCACCTATACTTATCAGATAGAAAACGGCTGCAGCCAGTTTGATGTCCGCCGGGTGGTAATGGCCCCACTGAACACGCAGTCGGAGCCTTTACCCCTGCCCGAATGCCCGGCTTACCCCGGCAAAACTGGCCTGGCCCCGCTAACAGTTCACTTCGTTTCGCCTTCCCGCTACGCCAGCAGCTACGACTGGGACTTTGGGGATGGCAGCCCGCATAGCACCGAGGCTAATCCCACCCACGTTTATACCACGCCGGGTTCTTACTCCGTCAGCTCCAGCGCTTATTACACCGCCAACTGTCAGGTAGAAACCCGCTTTCTGACCGTGGAGGTAGGCGAAGCCAATGTGCCCAACATCTTCACCCCCAACAACGACAAGCGCAACGACACCTTTGTGCAGCACTTCACCTGCCTGCCGGTTTCCCTCAAAATATTCTCCCGCTGGGGCAATGAGGTGTACAGCACCCCCGACTACCATAATGACTGGACCGGCGACAAGCTCGCCGATGGCGTCTATTATTTCCTGCTGCGCGATACCGACGGCAAGCAGTACAAAGGGTGGCTGGAGGTGCGCCGCTAA
- a CDS encoding alpha/beta fold hydrolase: MKKLLTLLALLLSAAAHAQTTPKLAVADGLFQRVNVKAYAGRPYRLSARMQVDTAASDGADAWIAASVLDSKTKWLSSARLPKNIKNAHWRTYSVQGKLSKQADTLQVVLGYYMNGRFGFDDFLLEVETKPGRWEKCPLLNADFESAGPLLADKRSWRQFQQVTGFTQEIATDSSGNHYLATAGQHIVPYGRNKAAGHYAVVNGVKLYYETYGQGEPLLLLHGNGESISSFRQQIGALAQEYQVIAVDTRDQGKSAATKGRLSYDLFADDMHALLEHLQMPAAHIVGWSDGGNTGLSMALRYPTQVKSLVTMGANLYADTTAVDAKLLKQVRQTKRILTVLGPFKKQWHKGYRLSTLLLNYPNMKPAELHAITAPVLVLAGEKDVIKDAHTRLIAENIPHSQLVILPALSHYAPQENGPLFNQTVLGFLKGVEARNVH, translated from the coding sequence ATGAAAAAACTTCTGACTTTGCTGGCCCTGCTGCTGAGCGCTGCCGCCCACGCCCAAACAACCCCTAAACTAGCCGTGGCCGATGGCTTGTTCCAACGCGTGAACGTGAAGGCGTATGCCGGCCGACCTTACCGGCTATCGGCCCGAATGCAGGTAGATACTGCCGCCTCCGACGGAGCGGATGCCTGGATTGCGGCTTCCGTGCTGGACTCTAAAACCAAGTGGCTTAGCTCCGCCCGCCTTCCCAAAAATATTAAGAATGCGCACTGGCGCACCTATAGCGTGCAGGGCAAGCTAAGTAAGCAGGCCGACACGCTGCAGGTAGTGCTGGGCTACTATATGAACGGCCGTTTCGGCTTCGATGACTTTCTGCTGGAAGTCGAAACTAAGCCCGGGCGGTGGGAGAAATGCCCCCTGCTGAACGCGGATTTTGAAAGTGCCGGCCCTCTGCTGGCGGATAAGCGAAGCTGGCGTCAGTTTCAGCAGGTGACGGGCTTTACTCAGGAAATTGCCACGGATTCCAGTGGCAACCACTACCTGGCTACCGCGGGGCAGCATATTGTGCCCTATGGCCGCAACAAAGCGGCAGGACACTATGCGGTAGTAAATGGCGTGAAGCTCTACTACGAAACCTACGGCCAGGGCGAGCCCCTGCTGCTGTTGCACGGTAATGGAGAATCCATCAGCAGCTTCCGCCAGCAAATAGGGGCACTGGCCCAGGAATACCAGGTTATTGCCGTTGATACCCGCGACCAGGGCAAGTCGGCCGCCACCAAGGGCCGGCTCAGCTACGATTTGTTTGCCGATGACATGCACGCACTATTGGAGCACCTGCAGATGCCCGCCGCCCACATTGTGGGCTGGAGCGACGGCGGCAACACGGGCCTGAGTATGGCCCTGCGCTATCCAACCCAGGTAAAAAGCCTGGTAACCATGGGCGCCAACCTCTACGCCGACACCACTGCCGTAGATGCCAAGCTACTGAAGCAGGTGCGCCAGACCAAGCGGATTTTGACTGTGCTTGGTCCTTTCAAAAAGCAGTGGCACAAAGGCTACCGCCTCAGTACCCTGCTGCTGAACTACCCCAACATGAAACCCGCCGAGCTACATGCCATAACGGCGCCGGTTCTGGTGCTGGCCGGGGAGAAGGATGTTATCAAGGATGCGCACACCCGGCTTATTGCTGAGAATATTCCGCACAGCCAGCTGGTTATTCTGCCGGCACTCTCGCACTACGCCCCGCAGGAAAATGGTCCGTTGTTTAATCAGACGGTTTTAGGCTTCTTGAAGGGAGTCGAAGCCCGGAATGTACATTAG